A window of Acropora muricata isolate sample 2 chromosome 3, ASM3666990v1, whole genome shotgun sequence contains these coding sequences:
- the LOC136911881 gene encoding uncharacterized protein: MTQETRYSHRLNVNHLIQTASNVLSFLELVDEFPGLYTSPILRNAIRRYEVFWLPLAAKQGRESKLLAAPLDIAWVWYVHMLTPQKYEDDCMNIVSRVIDHTPMNRFQRQEGVHRARYLWEASYPGEPFEVNLSQPVPFLMAYKLQIWPDLEKACYDQSRFYYQVSLPHYADRRFLAKAVERYQHYLELRSRNPQISVVPCYDVILIWHAHRQHPLNYKQDTTEMCGTMLQSDNNEANYGLAPTLYDRETSTRAVWEAAGLQFDKPGTKFRGEPPPHTPSRPDWLYAPLARLQYVLSILKIEVLNADVTKTFYVRLFGPNGNLIILQGMKGGFGVGLMNQCVINNEKQHAITVSLHQKVFLGERIIGSCQTSLLSYFDSIYVAGPPPTHPWNIDIPFSGSRTVRLTVTLNAPAVEGYKFKIRQDLFFAKYDHPSLVLSFPQAMLAPNDFGKPLLPCEAATHTVIDIRERDAFKCRVVHSTAAVLSAVEIFSLYNVAVASAYSIKSAILPEKGSIEGEERCVTLNQMKGERAMLIRGQMDWGICIGKWQKGNFFNRSAGQVEITFFSLHGAKGWSEVRKYKEGLYLIYIDSSNYVYIDLKRGIFVVSPATQYIPEMIALAFSVSILYLLCKPYTPKSSRESSPSSHKIAKRDKITPMLLAAGYNCNSVPTNVYLGPNACGPLVGSGSYDLDSESGSDWTKRLQSRGSLDTDEASLWFKLSGVVKPSTGSSSEVSSRGSGGGSSRTFRGGGGGGGGGGDGGGGGSCGGGGGGDGGGGGC, translated from the coding sequence ATGACGCAGGAAACACGATATTCACACAGACTTAATGTGAATCACCTGATCCAAACAGCTTCCAATGTGCTCAGTTTTCTTGAGTTAGTTGACGAGTTTCCTGGCCTATACACTAGTCCGATCCTAAGAAATGCTATCAGAAGGTACGAAGTCTTTTGGCTACCACTCGCAGCTAAGCAAGGAAGAGAAAGCAAGCTTCTGGCAGCTCCCCTGGACATCGCCTGGGTTTGGTATGTGCACATGTTAACACCGCAGAAATATGAGGACGACTGTATGAATATTGTGTCTCGAGTCATTGACCACACGCCCATGAACAGATTCCAACGACAGGAGGGAGTTCATAGAGCAAGATATTTATGGGAAGCAAGTTATCCCGGGGAACCATTTGAAGTTAACTTGTCCCAACCAGTGCCGTTTCTTATGGCTTACAAGTTGCAAATTTGGCCTGACCTCGAAAAGGCATGTTACGACCAATCCAGGTTCTATTACCAAGTATCGCTGCCTCACTATGCAGACAGAAGATTTCTTGCCAAAGCCGTTGAGCGCTACCAACATTATCTGGAACTAAGAAGCAGAAATCCGCAAATCTCTGTTGTTCCATGCTATGACGTGATTTTAATCTGGCACGCTCATCGACAACATCCACTAAATTACAAGCAAGATACAACAGAGATGTGTGGAACAATGCTGCAAAGCGATAACAACGAAGCAAATTACGGCCTGGCACCTACTTTGTACGACCGTGAAACGTCTACTCGAGCCGTGTGGGAGGCAGCCGGTTTGCAGTTTGACAAGCCGGGTACCAAGTTCAGAGGTGAACCTCCTCCTCACACACCTTCCAGACCTGATTGGCTCTACGCTCCACTCGCACGACTTCAATACGTTTTGAGCATTCTGAAGATAGAGGTTTTAAATGCAGACGTAACCAAAACCTTTTATGTCCGACTATTTGGTCCGAACGGCAACTTGATTATTTTACAAGGCATGAAAGGGGGCTTTGGTGTTGGCCTGATGAATCAGTGCGTCATCAACAATGAGAAGCAACACGCGATCACGGTAAGTCTTCACCAGAAAGTGTTCTTGGGAGAAAGGATCATCGGTTCCTGTCAAACAAGCCTGCTTTCTTACTTTGATTCGATTTATGTCGCTGGGCCACCCCCTACACATCCCTGGAATATCGACATTCCCTTCAGCGGTTCACGAACCGTCCGGCTGACAGTCACACTAAATGCTCCAGCTGTTGAAGGTTATAAATTCAAGATCCGACAAGACTTGTTCTTCGCAAAATATGACCACCCTTCGTTGGTGCTTAGTTTTCCACAAGCGATGTTGGCTCCAAATGACTTTGGAAAGCCTCTCTTGCCCTGCGAAGCTGCCACTCATACGGTGATTGACATCAGGGAACGAGACGCATTCAAGTGCCGCGTGGTCCATTCTACTGCAGCCGTACTGTCAGCAGTCGAGATCTTCAGTCTATACAATGTTGCTGTAGCATCAGCTTACTCGATCAAATCCGCCATTCTTCCAGAAAAGGGATCAATTGAAGGCGAGGAAAGATGCGTTACACTGAACCAAATGAAGGGCGAGAGAGCCATGCTCATACGAGGTCAAATGGATTGGGGCATTTGCATCGGCAAATGGCAAAAAGGTAATTTTTTTAATCGATCCGCTGGCCAAGTAGAAATCACGTTTTTTAGTCTTCATGGAGCTAAAGGTTGGAGTGAAGTACGCAAGTACAAAGAAGGGCTCTACTTGATATACATTGATTCAAGTAACTACGTGTACATAGATTTGAAGAGAGGAATCTTCGTGGTATCTCCAGCCACTCAATACATTCCAGAGATGATTGCATTGGCTTTCTCAGTGTCAATTCTCTACCTGCTCTGCAAACCTTACACTCCAAAGTCATCGAGAGAGTCATCGCCGTCAAGTCACAAGATAGCCAAGAGGGACAAGATAACGCCAATGCTTCTCGCTGCAGGTTACAACTGTAACTCAGTTCCAACTAATGTCTATTTGGGTCCCAATGCTTGTGGTCCGCTGGTTGGAAGCGGTAGCTATGATCTCGATTCAGAATCTGGGTCTGATTGGACAAAACGACTACAAAGCAGAGGTTCTCTTGACACTGACGAGGCTTCCCTATGGTTTAAGTTAAGCGGAGTAGTCAAGCCATCTACTGGAAGTTCGTCTGAAGTTTCTTCGAGAGGCAGTGGTGGAGGGTCTTCGAGAACTTTTCGGGGAGGTGGAGGTGGAGGTGGAGGAGGTGGTGACGGAGGGGGCGGCGGTAGCTGTGGTGGCGGTGGTGGAGGGGACGGTGGTGGAGGTGGTTGTTGA